In Gloeomargarita sp. SRBZ-1_bins_9, a genomic segment contains:
- the pflA gene encoding pyruvate formate-lyase-activating protein, whose translation MSSTAPSTSAVKGRIHSYETMGTVDGPGIRFVVFTQGCPLRCLYCHNPDCRDFWGGREVTAGEVVAEIAKYRSYLAKGGGVTVSGGEPLMQPEFTAAIFQGCHGLGLHTALDTSGYCPIGVAEPVLAHTDLVLLDIKSFDPEIYRRVTQVSLEPTLALARYLDQIRKPTWIRFVLVPGLTDPVPNIAGLADFVATLHNVERVEVLPFHKMGEYKWEQLGLEYLLKDTPEPTPEQVEATKAVFRSRGLFTP comes from the coding sequence ATGTCATCAACCGCACCTTCCACGAGCGCCGTTAAGGGCCGGATTCACTCCTACGAAACCATGGGCACCGTTGACGGTCCAGGGATTCGCTTTGTGGTGTTTACCCAGGGCTGTCCTCTGCGGTGCCTGTATTGCCATAACCCGGATTGCCGGGATTTTTGGGGAGGGCGGGAGGTGACGGCCGGGGAGGTGGTGGCGGAAATTGCCAAGTACCGCTCCTATCTGGCCAAGGGGGGTGGGGTGACGGTCAGTGGTGGTGAACCCCTGATGCAACCGGAATTCACGGCGGCGATTTTCCAGGGGTGTCACGGGTTGGGGTTGCATACCGCCTTGGATACGTCGGGTTATTGCCCGATTGGCGTTGCGGAACCGGTGCTGGCCCATACGGACCTGGTGCTGCTGGATATCAAATCCTTTGACCCGGAGATTTATCGGCGGGTGACCCAGGTGTCGCTGGAGCCAACCCTGGCCCTGGCCCGCTATCTGGACCAGATTCGTAAACCCACCTGGATTCGCTTTGTCCTGGTGCCGGGGTTGACGGACCCGGTCCCCAACATCGCCGGGCTGGCGGATTTTGTGGCGACTTTGCACAACGTGGAGCGGGTTGAGGTGCTGCCGTTTCACAAAATGGGGGAGTACAAGTGGGAGCAATTGGGCCTGGAATATTTGCTCAAGGACACGCCGGAACCCACACCGGAACAGGTGGAGGCTACCAAGGCCGTTTTTCGGTCACGGGGATTGTTTACCCCTTGA
- the pflB gene encoding formate C-acetyltransferase: MAKEGWEAWATSGPTATAEVLRPEWQGFQPGVWQTQIDVRDFIQRNYTPYTGDGSFLAGPTERTQKLWAEVLDLMRQEREKGGVLDADTCLPSSITAHPPGYIDWELEQIVGLQTDKPLKRAMMPFGGIRMVKNALEAYGYHLDPKTEEIFTKYRKTHNDGVFDAYTPQMRTCRRSGIITGLPDAYGRGRIIGDYRRVALYGTALLIADKQAQLHSLDDRDMDEATIRLREELAEQIKALRELEQMAHSYGFDISRPAANAKEAFQWLYFAYLGAVKEQNGAAMSLGRVSTFLDIYCERDLAQGRLTETQVQELVDHFVMKLRMVRFLRTPEYNELFSGDPTWVTESIGGMGEDGRPLVTKTSFRFLQTLYNLGPAPEPNLTVLWSERLPEHFKRFCAQTSIATSSIQYENDDLMRPYFGDDYGIACCVSAMRIGKQMQFFGARVNLAKALLYAINGGRDEISGEQVAPPMPPITGEVLDFAEVQQRYEQVLAWLARTYINTLNVIHYMHDKYCYERLQMALHDRDVYRTMACGIAGLSVVADSLAAIKYAKVRPIRDERGLAVDFVIEGSYPAYGNNDDRADELAVWVVQTMMRELRKHRTYREAVPTQSVLTITSNVVYGKKTGTTPDGRQAGQPFAPGANPMHGRDCCGALASLASVAKLPYADALDGISNTFSIVPEALGRTPEERVGNLVAMLDGYFHDGGHHINVNVLRRETLLDAMAHPELYPQLTIRVSGYAVNFIKLTREQQWDVINRTFHERR, translated from the coding sequence ATGGCCAAAGAAGGTTGGGAAGCATGGGCAACATCAGGGCCAACTGCTACGGCAGAAGTCTTGCGACCAGAATGGCAAGGGTTTCAACCAGGGGTGTGGCAAACGCAAATTGATGTGCGAGATTTCATCCAACGCAATTACACGCCCTACACCGGCGATGGGTCATTTTTGGCAGGGCCGACGGAACGGACACAAAAACTCTGGGCCGAGGTACTTGACTTAATGCGCCAGGAGCGGGAAAAAGGTGGGGTTCTCGATGCGGACACCTGCTTGCCTTCGAGTATTACCGCTCACCCACCGGGTTATATTGACTGGGAGCTGGAACAAATCGTGGGACTGCAAACGGACAAACCCCTTAAGCGGGCGATGATGCCCTTTGGGGGGATTCGCATGGTGAAAAATGCCCTGGAGGCCTACGGATATCACCTGGACCCGAAAACAGAAGAAATTTTCACCAAGTACCGCAAAACCCATAACGATGGGGTGTTTGATGCCTATACGCCGCAGATGCGCACTTGTCGCCGCTCAGGGATTATTACCGGCTTGCCGGATGCCTATGGGCGGGGGCGGATCATTGGCGATTACCGGCGGGTGGCCCTTTACGGGACAGCCCTGCTGATTGCCGATAAACAGGCCCAGTTGCACTCCCTGGATGACCGGGACATGGACGAGGCCACCATCCGGTTGCGGGAGGAACTGGCGGAACAAATCAAGGCACTGCGGGAGCTGGAACAAATGGCCCACAGCTACGGGTTCGACATTTCCCGCCCGGCAGCCAATGCCAAGGAGGCTTTCCAGTGGCTGTATTTCGCTTATCTGGGGGCAGTGAAGGAACAAAATGGGGCGGCCATGTCCCTGGGACGGGTGTCCACGTTTCTGGATATTTACTGCGAGCGGGACCTAGCCCAGGGACGGCTGACGGAAACGCAGGTGCAGGAACTGGTGGACCACTTTGTGATGAAGTTGCGCATGGTGCGGTTCCTGCGGACGCCGGAGTACAACGAGCTGTTTTCGGGAGACCCCACCTGGGTGACGGAATCCATCGGCGGCATGGGAGAAGATGGGCGTCCTTTGGTGACCAAAACCAGTTTCCGCTTTTTGCAAACCCTGTACAACCTGGGGCCGGCGCCGGAACCCAATTTGACGGTCCTGTGGTCGGAACGGCTGCCGGAGCATTTCAAGCGTTTTTGCGCCCAAACCTCCATTGCCACCAGCTCGATCCAATACGAAAACGATGACCTGATGCGCCCCTATTTTGGCGATGACTACGGCATTGCCTGCTGCGTGTCGGCCATGCGCATCGGGAAACAGATGCAGTTTTTTGGGGCGCGGGTGAATCTGGCCAAGGCCCTGCTGTATGCCATCAACGGCGGGCGGGATGAAATCTCGGGAGAACAGGTGGCGCCACCTATGCCCCCCATCACCGGCGAGGTGCTGGATTTTGCGGAGGTCCAACAGCGCTACGAGCAGGTCCTGGCGTGGCTGGCCCGCACCTACATCAACACGCTCAATGTTATTCACTACATGCATGACAAGTACTGCTACGAGCGGTTGCAAATGGCCCTGCACGACCGGGATGTGTACCGCACCATGGCCTGTGGCATTGCCGGGTTGTCGGTGGTGGCGGATTCCCTGGCGGCTATCAAATACGCCAAAGTCAGACCCATCCGGGATGAACGGGGTCTGGCGGTGGATTTTGTGATAGAGGGGAGTTATCCCGCCTATGGCAACAATGACGACCGGGCCGATGAGCTGGCGGTGTGGGTGGTGCAGACGATGATGCGGGAGCTACGTAAGCACAGGACCTATCGGGAGGCGGTGCCCACCCAATCGGTGCTGACGATTACCTCCAACGTGGTCTATGGCAAGAAGACGGGGACAACGCCCGATGGCCGGCAAGCTGGACAACCCTTTGCCCCGGGCGCCAATCCCATGCACGGCCGAGACTGTTGTGGGGCGCTGGCGTCTTTGGCGTCGGTGGCCAAACTTCCCTACGCCGATGCCTTAGATGGCATTTCCAACACCTTCTCCATCGTGCCAGAGGCGTTAGGGCGCACGCCGGAGGAGCGGGTCGGTAACCTGGTGGCCATGCTGGATGGCTACTTCCACGACGGCGGGCACCACATCAATGTCAACGTCCTGCGGCGGGAAACGCTTTTGGACGCGATGGCGCACCCGGAGCTGTACCCGCAGTTGACCATTCGGGTGTCGGGCTATGCGGTGAACTTCATTAAACTGACCCGCGAGCAACAGTGGGATGTCATCAACCGCACCTTCCACGAGCGCCGTTAA